The Kluyveromyces marxianus DMKU3-1042 DNA, complete genome, chromosome 6 genome window below encodes:
- the TVP23 gene encoding Tvp23p has product MESIQNFYQTILASSHPLILSVHLLGKAVPIVLYLLGSWFLSTTVQFILVILALAADFYFTKNINGRKLIQERWWYDVTGEDTSTFRFESYKEYPDVQAPPINPIDSRLFWLALYLAPVIWVVFGFVCLIKFQFVYLILVIFAGGLSIWNAYAYRLCDGWEPGKTSEAPLFQLPMLPSFANLDRVSRLQSFFTRT; this is encoded by the coding sequence ATGGAGTCGATACAGAATTTCTACCAAACAATTTTGGCATCTTCTCATCCATTGATTCTATCGGTTCATCTATTGGGAAAAGCAGTTCCGATTGTACTATACCTGCTAGGATCATGGTTTCTCAGCACGACTGTACAATTTATACTTGTCATTCTAGCACTTGCGGCTGATTTCTACTTCACCAAGAATATAAACGGGAGAAAACTTATCCAGGAAAGATGGTGGTACGATGTAACAGGCGAAGACACTTCTACTTTTAGATTTGAGTCATATAAGGAATATCCCGATGTCCAGGCTCCACCAATCAACCCTATCGATTCAAGGCTGTTTTGGTTAGCACTATATCTCGCTCCCGTTATATGGGTTGTGTTTGGGTTTGTGTGTCTCATCAAGTTCCAATTCGTTTATTTAATACTTGTTATATTTGCTGGCGGACTTAGTATATGGAATGCATATGCATATCGTTTGTGTGATGGATGGGAACCTGGTAAAACATCTGAGGCGCCATTGTTCCAACTTCCAATGCTTCCCTCATTTGCTAACCTCGATAGGGTTTCAAGGTTACAATCTTTCTTCACAAGAACTTGA
- the RRP8 gene encoding 25S rRNA (adenine645-N1)-methyltransferase codes for MALFKVEGWNIDSKEIRFDAARKDGKVKKSRKERKEYQQKLAEQRRNGGASEVAEKNKEEEKADFEVEDDGETETPAEEKKPVEKKQKKRKAEEVESTSQAVTTTKKPLTALQQKMLAKLTGSRFRWINEQLYTISSDEALKLIKEQPQLFDEYHDGFRSQVQSWPENPVDVFVEQIRFRANKPVNAPGGLPGLKDKTIVVADMGCGEAQLALDINNFFKDYNKKAKKFNKRSCKVHSFDLKKANERVTVADIKNVPLADESCTIVVFCLALMGTNFLDFVNEAYRILAPRGELWIAEIKSRFADGKGEEFVNALKLQGFFHKNTDDSNKMFTRFEFFKPPQDIIEERKAKLERRQKFIEVETEKEELQKKRQKVPEGKWLLKPCIYKRR; via the coding sequence ATGGCATTATTTAAAGTTGAAGGCTGGAACATCGATTCCAAGGAAATCCGTTTTGATGCTGCTAGAAAAGATGGtaaagtgaagaagagtcGTAAGGAACGTAAGGAATACCAACAGAAGCTAGCTGAGCAGAGACGTAATGGAGGTGCATCAGAGGTagctgaaaagaataaggaggaagaaaaagctgACTTTGAAGTAGAAGATGATGGAGAGACCGAAACACCAGCTGAGGAAAAGAAGCCAgttgagaagaaacagaagaagagaaaggcCGAAGAAGTAGAGTCTACCTCGCAAGCTGTTACGACGACTAAGAAACCATTGACAGCTTTGCAGCAAAAGATGCTTGCTAAGCTAACGGGCTCGAGGTTCAGATGGATTAATGAGCAGTTGTACACGATATCATCGGATGAAGCTTTGAAACTAATAAAAGAACAGCCACAATTGTTCGACGAGTACCACGATGGATTCAGATCGCAAGTTCAATCGTGGCCTGAGAATCCAGTTGATGTGTTTGTGGAGCAAATTCGTTTCAGGGCCAACAAACCAGTGAATGCTCCAGGTGGGTTACCTGGTTTGAAGGACAAGACCATTGTTGTTGCGGATATGGGATGTGGTGAAGCGCAATTGGCATTAGATatcaacaacttcttcaaagactACAATAAGAAGgccaagaagttcaacaaGAGAAGTTGTAAGGTACACAGTTTCGATTTAAAGAAGGCTAATGAAAGGGTTACCGTTGCAGATATCAAAAATGTGCCATTGGCTGACGAATCGTGTACCATTGTAGTTTTCTGTCTAGCGTTAATGGGTACCAACTTCCTTGACTTTGTCAATGAGGCTTATAGAATTCTTGCACCTCGTGGTGAGTTGTGGATTGCAGAGATCAAGTCCAGATTTGCTGATGGTAAAGGTGAGGAATTCGTTAACGCATTGAAACTTCAAGGTTTCTTCCATAAGAACACCGATGATTCCAACAAAATGTTCACGAGGTTCGAGTTCTTCAAGCCCCCTCAAGACATcattgaagagagaaaggCTAAGTTAGAACGTAGACAGAAGTTCATCGAAGTAGAAACTGAAAAGGAGGAGctacagaagaagagacaaaaGGTGCCTGAGGGTAAATGGTTGCTAAAACCATGTATTTATAAGAGAAGGTAA
- the STN1 gene encoding Stn1p encodes MEEHVIGYQETKNGVRYAIYSALVLTKSQWYDRPVALMADKLLEHITVSRKWNQNPYVRLGTTSDLFLYHNHPLTSIRLCGLVMGWKWKLIGQEERAFWSLDDCSSTILCQCSKSQLLALNLPSMDLSGWTIIVTGKLLQDRFEFKVSNIEVVLSLQQEIAFWNLAFTNQKLLEQPWDVGESEISITPRRSREAFDDANNTNYIQQLQTLHFQENELLLASPYTEADVSGLGAWNSDLLNSTLEHDLEDHQNQSSGNLSSKTIRQSTLAYLIEKSMDEDECTIHEIANHVGVLVASASLQHYLNQLEDSEIVSQDDGVLELKNLQHCYRYIMFRFQSLINVQIPHIKIKYEQIKQFCNLHKLPNKLILDICKYFFNNTHIGNLINWWIEPVSEQSFQVHFTYASDPDPNHEGLRSA; translated from the coding sequence ATGGAAGAGCATGTGATAGGCTATCAAGAAACTAAAAATGGTGTTCGGTATGCTATTTATTCAGCTTTAGTGTTAACTAAAAGTCAATGGTATGATAGGCCAGTAGCCTTAATGGCAGACAAGTTACTAGAGCATATTACAGTGTCTAGGAAATGGAATCAGAATCCTTATGTGCGCTTGGGAACAACTTCTGATCTGTTTTTATACCATAACCATCCTTTAACCAGCATTCGGTTGTGCGGGCTAGTGATGGGATGGAAATGGAAACTAATAGGTCAAGAAGAACGGGCATTTTGGTCACTTGACGATTGTTCGAGTACGATTTTATGTCAGTGCAGCAAGAGTCAGCTCCTGGCCCTTAATTTACCGTCAATGGATTTGAGTGGATGGACCATAATTGTAACTGGGAAATTACTTCAAGACCGTTTCGAGTTCAAGGTTAGTAACATTGAAGTGGTCCTGAGTTTACAGCAGGAAATAGCGTTTTGGAACCTCGCATTTACCAATCAGAAACTGTTGGAACAGCCGTGGGATGTGGGAGAGTCGGAAATCTCAATTACCCCACGTAGATCTCGCGAAGCTTTCGACGATGCGAACAACACAAATTACATTCAACAGTTACAGACGCTACATTTCCAAGAAAACGAACTTCTATTGGCAAGTCCTTACACGGAGGCTGATGTGTCGGGTTTGGGTGCATGGAATTCGGATCTTCTGAACTCCACTCTTGAACACGATTTAGAAGatcatcaaaatcaatctTCAGGAAATCTATCCTCTAAAACGATACGTCAATCAACATTAGCGTACCTCATTGAAAAGTCAATGGATGAGGACGAATGCACAATACATGAAATTGCTAATCATGTAGGTGTACTCGTCGCAAGCGCATCACTTCAGCATTATTTGAACCAATTAGAAGATTCGGAAATAGTCTCACAGGATGATGGCGTATTGGAGCTCAAAAATTTGCAACATTGCTATCGATACATAATGTTTCGATTCCAGTCGCTAATCAACGTTCAGATCCCTCacatcaaaataaaatacgAGCAAATCAAACAGTTCTGCAACCTTCACAAGCTTCCAAACAAACTTATACTCGATATTTGCAAgtatttcttcaacaatacACACATCGGCAATTTAATCAATTGGTGGATTGAGCCTGTATCGGAACAGAGCTTTCAGGTGCACTTTACATATGCTTCAGACCCTGATCCAAACCATGAAGGATTGCGGTCTGCTTAA
- a CDS encoding hydroxyisourate hydrolase encodes MPSPLTCHILDTVSGKPATNVVCAVYKLDLENDTNNAIIKGETQVALAKTNDDGRVTEWVFEPSPAMRSELRNLGILEKTPGKLEWDTLQKGFYKIRFHTGSYFKQKNAKSFFPFVDIVFEVSDARHYHIPLLLSSYGYTTYRGS; translated from the coding sequence ATGCCTTCTCCATTGACTTGTCATATTTTGGACACTGTGTCTGGGAAACCTGCCACTAATGTTGTTTGTGCAGTGTATAAATTAGACCTCGAAAACGACACCAATAATGCTATAATTAAAGGCGAAACTCAAGTGGCATTGGCCAAAacaaatgatgatggtaGAGTAACCGAATGGGTATTTGAACCTAGCCCTGCAATGAGATCTGAGCTGCGAAATTTGGGGATTCTGGAGAAAACTCCGGGGAAACTGGAATGGGACACCTTACAGAAAGGGTTTTATAAGATCAGGTTCCACACAGGCAGCTACTTCAAGCAAAAAAATGCGAAAAGCTTTTTCCCGTTTGTAGATATCGTGTTTGAGGTTTCTGACGCAAGACACTACCATATTCCACTTTTATTGAGCAGTTATGGTTACACTACGTATCGTGGGTCATGA
- the IOC3 gene encoding Ioc3p: protein MELEEKEAKSGSDSIQQASVEQQQQQQQQQSGSEEVGVKKYGQMSIVDFKNVKVHSPETSSGKSNGGIAEPISRRRSSRVVVKRKDDSDEEPEHSRKKRAYNRKVVVKEDKSKKKSKAKKKTGESKAGVKDKDKSKENDKNKEMEKDNASSKKRTTTSKPKASAGAKTGAKENAKENAKEDSKVKATGGASAPASKSSTPKKSSDTAKKNSPKPSGSTEKKKDGKVSPEEALKKSKTASKPAPSLSLAVNPILLENWAPQVPLSSSDFKTQNSVLSRLKFPHMKKVHYAKDLIYVLSFINKFHKFLPKDLWPLSIQDLEIGLDVYAENMDEEQIQQQYYADYISAKEIRRCQDHANLLYVILMELTLNRKSYSTLQTLQTSIKPYKSIIELRQKSVEFGYPKEWKVASTLTAERTKVFEKDDVEPVDPSHPEILTPNVYKWQEQLIVPIEEDPMHNPDLERLGLLALQPADRVVLLRTLTQWCISYSEKIHAEVYRLSHLRKDPSFGIQTYQAPRHLVYGIDATKQHFKKLCTLVKERMELRRSKKHVKKHLENGTRQDLLAKFDLLDQLKKKMVEYKQEHMQTTTDKKQKFDPLDVSIERDYEQWSKLVFEETHDNGPMDNPYEDEIYKLRCLEFFIGRVPYIGDFYLPRLLTYQSPKSKYDIPTNYCDPITLLKTLRDFENGVITPFELFGKGGKLNSMQFKLYYHDTPAMIHDLLNNKSNDSSCYWYEMCHDSESLQDFIKLLEFKIYKEEDPNKSKKTATATNTAAANPNPVSSEQPSNDTATEPSAEKQDSNNVTESPQPESKKETPISNTTKPPAKLEPIEGFNCNPLPKEYKYNKSRSKLLILKEYLQKMASLLRTFEQLKAEYGDMSITDRNLRRSQRTKINYNERRQIYDDEEEEEEEEDNEAEHMEIEPTPENVDDYDDPEELAASEHEDFTKNDDDHSDNYEDDEEEVEEEYEIESEVEEEPVKKRRGRPPKKKRGRPPKNPSKVVKTKKRRTK from the coding sequence ATGGAGttagaagagaaagaggcAAAGTCTGGGTCTGATTCAATTCAGCAAGCGTCTGttgagcagcagcagcagcagcagcagcagcagtcTGGTAGTGAGGAAGTGGGAGTGAAGAAATATGGACAGATGTCTATAGTGGATTTCAAGAATGTTAAGGTTCATTCGCCGGAGACTAGCAGTGGCAAGAGCAATGGAGGGATAGCGGAGCCTATTTCCAGGAGGAGGTCGAGTAGGGTTGTTGTGAAGAGGAAGGACGATAGTGATGAGGAGCCTGAGCATTCTAGGAAGAAGCGGGCTTATAATCGGAAGGTTGTTGTGAAGGAAGacaagagcaagaagaagagtaaggcgaagaagaagactgGAGAAAGCAAGGCCGGTGTCAAGGACAAGGATAAGAGCAAGGAGAATGATAAGAATAAGGAGATGGAGAAGGACAATGCCTCGAGTAAAAAACGCACGACTACCTCGAAACCAAAGGCGAGTGCTGGGGCAAAAACTGGCGCCAAGGAAAACGCGAAGGAAAACGCGAAGGAAGACTCTAAGGTTAAGGCAACTGGTGGTGCCTCTGCTCCGGcttcaaaatcttctacaccaaaaaaaagtagtGATACTGCTAAGAAGAACTCGCCAAAACCATCTGGCTCtacagagaagaaaaaggacGGGAAAGTTTCCCCTGAGGAAGCTCTgaaaaaatccaaaacgGCTTCTAAACCAGCACCCTCGTTGAGTTTGGCTGTAAACCCAATCTTGCTCGAAAACTGGGCTCCTCAGGTCCCCTTATCTTCGTCGGATTTCAAGACACAGAACTCGGTGTTATCCCGTTTGAAATTCCCCCATATGAAAAAGGTGCATTATGCGAAGGACTTGATATACGTGTTGTCGTTCATTAACAAATTCCACAAATTCCTGCCTAAAGATCTATGGCCATTGTCTATTCAGGACTTGGAGATTGGGCTTGACGTGTATGCAGAAAATATGGACGAAGAACAAATCCAACAGCAATACTACGCTGATTATATATCAGCAAAGGAAATAAGACGTTGTCAGGATCATGCTAACCTCCTTTACGTGATATTGATGGAATTGACTTTGAACCGTAAGTCTTATAGCACTTTGCAGACTTTACAAACGTCGATAAAACCATATAAATCAATTATCGAGCTCAGGCAAAAGAGCGTGGAATTCGGGTACCcaaaagaatggaaagTGGCATCAACTCTTACTGCGGAAAGAACTAAAGTCTTTGAGAAGGATGATGTGGAGCCAGTAGACCCTTCGCATCCGGAAATTTTGACTCCAAACGTTTACAAATGGCAAGAACAACTTATTGTGCCTATTGAAGAAGACCCTATGCATAATCCGGATCTTGAACGTCTTGGACTTCTCGCTTTACAACCTGCGGACAGAGTCGTACTACTAAGAACGTTGACCCAATGGTGTATATCATATTCTGAAAAGATACACGCAGAAGTATATCGTCTATCTCATCTCAGAAAAGACCCTTCCTTTGGTATACAGACCTACCAGGCACCAAGACATTTAGTTTATGGTATCGATGCAACCAAACAGCATTTCAAAAAACTCTGTACCCTTGTTAAGGAGAGAATGGAATTACGTAGATCGAAGAAACATGTTAAGAAGCACTTGGAAAATGGTACTCGTCAAGACCTCTTAGCCAAATTCgaccttcttgatcaacttaaaaagaaaatggtTGAATACAAACAAGAACACATGCAAACTACTACAGACAAGAAGCAGAAGTTTGATCCCTTGGACGTTAGCATCGAGCGTGATTACGAACAATGGTCAAAGCTagtctttgaagaaacacaCGACAACGGGCCAATGGATAACCCATACGAGGATGAAATATATAAGTTGAGATGTCtcgaatttttcattgGAAGAGTTCCCTACATTGGAGATTTTTACCTACCAAGGCTACTCACTTATCAATCGCCCAAATCGAAATACGACATCCCAACCAACTATTGCGATCCGATAACACTATTGAAAACGCTTAGAGATTTTGAAAACGGGGTTATCACTCCATTTGAATTATTTGGCAAAGGCGGAAAACTCAATAGTATGCAATTTAAATTGTACTATCATGACACCCCTGCAATGATTCATGACCTATTGAATAACAAGTCAAATGACTCTTCATGTTACTGGTACGAGATGTGTCACGACAGTGAGTCCCTACAAGACTTTATCAAGTTGTTGGAGTTCAAGATAtacaaggaagaagatccaAATAAAAGTAAGAAAACAGCTACGGCTACCAATACAGCTGCTGCCAATCCAAACCCAGTTTCCTCTGAACAGCCATCAAACGACACTGCTACTGAGCCTTCTGCTGAAAAGCAAGACTCTAACAATGTCACTGAAAGCCCTCAACCTGAATCTAAGAAGGAAACTCCAATATCAAATACTACTAAACCTCCCGCTAAGTTAGAACCGATAGAAGGTTTCAACTGCAATCCACTTCCAAAGGAATACAAATATAACAAGTCGAGGTCAAAGTTGTTGATACTAAAGgaatatcttcaaaaaaTGGCGTCGTTACTAAGGACTTTTGAACAACTAAAGGCAGAATACGGTGATATGTCTATTACAGACAGAAATTTAAGAAGATCTCAGAGAACTAAGATAAACTACAATGAGAGACGTCAAatatatgatgatgaagaagaggaggaggaagaggaggaCAATGAAGCCGAACACATGGAAATTGAACCTACTCCGGAAAACGTAGACGACTACGATGATCCGGAGGAGCTCGCGGCATCTGAACACGAAGATTTCACGAAAAATGACGATGATCACTCTGATAACtatgaagacgatgaagaagaagttgaagaggAATATGAGATAGAATCAGaggttgaagaagaacctgTCAAGAAGAGACGCGGTAGACCCCCAAAAAAGAAGCGCGGTAGGCCCCCAAAGAACCCTTCAAAAGTAGtaaaaacgaaaaagagGAGAACTAAATAA
- the VCX1 gene encoding vacuolar calcium ion transporter has translation MNEAEELKSLASGLSEASIIQRPHLEDDKEEIDPNDNGNGKHHITISPTNTTGNCVPSRRSPMRTLTTPGKYQQELALPERYLERKPTVEVEAKGFYYFVSFMKQLRITLFDGTLNKLDAFYTNMWSWPVFKNMMTFYQEHKDTKGLGTCLQVLRCCVETRTLVFLFLFPAGIVCYKQDKDVGSVICNLLALMYFAKLLSNATEYASEHFGPVFGALLNATFGNLVELVISGTTVSKDDAVLTITSLIGSVLSNNMLVCGTCFFFGGLDGMQMHAKNAIANHMLFLSCITLALSLTSVIAVIDSGKSLKFKENTSQIGATLIFVCYIVYLIASANQEFKTLSNEKSKEEERLLADTESSASDSQLQSLHTAEPGEEEEEEETKNLPPKLVCFITLAIATAGLGPTGNFFVESLKRLTDDKPISKVFIGLIVLPLAGSLPEHISSLIAAYHGGMDLSVSLAVGSSNQILGMVLPIIQFISSRYPKTGFTLYFEPYVAGYLFVSTFVCCFTLIHGLLFSVNVLHGTLLLVTYGIIVYLTFAN, from the coding sequence ATGAACGAAGCAGAAGAACTGAAGTCTCTAGCTAGCGGTTTGAGCGAAGCTAGCATTATTCAGAGACCTCATCTCGAGGACgataaagaagagattgatCCAAATGATAATGGTAATGGCAAGCATCACATCACGATTAGTCCTACTAACACGACAGGAAACTGTGTACCGTCGAGAAGAAGTCCGATGCGGACTTTGACGACTCCGGGAAAGTACCAGCAAGAGTTGGCACTTCCGGAACGGTATTTGGAGAGAAAGCCTACTGTTGAGGTGGAAGCGAAGGGTTTCTACtactttgtttctttcatGAAACAGCTTCGGATTACGTTGTTTGACGGGACGTTGAATAAGCTAGACGCCTTTTACACCAACATGTGGTCGTGGCCCGTGTTCAAGAACATGATGACGTTCTACCAAGAACACAAGGACACCAAGGGCCTTGGAACATGTTTGCAAGTGTTACGCTGCTGTGTGGAAACACGTACGCTTGTGTTTCTATTCTTGTTTCCCGCTGGTATTGTGTGCTACAAACAGGACAAGGACGTTGGCTCTGTGATTTGTAATTTGTTGGCGTTAATGTACTTTGCCAAGCTACTTTCCAACGCAACGGAGTACGCGAGCGAACATTTCGGCCCGGTGTTTGGTGCCTTGCTCAATGCCACTTTCGGTAACTTGGTCGAGTTGGTCATCTCTGGAACCACGGTGTCCAAAGACGACGCCGTGCTTACAATCACGTCCTTGATCGGTAGTGTTTTGTCAAACAATATGTTGGTGTGCGGTAcgtgtttctttttcggtGGTTTAGACGGTATGCAAATGCATGCCAAGAACGCCATTGCCAACCACATGCTTTTCCTTTCGTGCATCACCTTGGCCCTCTCGTTGACCTCAGTGATTGCTGTTATAGATTCTGGCAAGTCGctcaaattcaaagaaaacaccTCGCAGATCGGCGCTACCTTGATATTCGTGTGCTACATCGTGTACCTAATAGCATCAGCCAACCAAGAGTTCAAGACCTTGAGCAATGAAAAGAGCaaggaagaggaaagaCTTCTGGCAGACACAGAGTCCTCCGCCTCTGATTCCCAACTCCAATCCCTGCACACAGCCGAGCCcggagaagaagaagaagaagaagaaacgaaaaattTACCACCAAAGCTCGTGTGTTTCATCACCTTGGCTATCGCAACCGCAGGCCTTGGTCCAACCGGTAACTTCTTCGTCGAATCCCTAAAACGACTCACAGACGACAAGCCAATTTCCAAGGTCTTCATCGGTTTGATCGTGTTGCCCTTGGCCGGGTCGCTACCAGAACACATCTCGTCCTTGATTGCTGCTTACCACGGTGGAATGGACCTCTCCGTCTCGTTGGCCGTGGGGTCCAGTAACCAGATTCTTGGTATGGTGCTTCCGATCATCCAGTTTATCTCCTCGAGATACCCAAAAACAGGCTTCACCTTGTACTTCGAACCCTACGTCGCGGGCTACCTATTCGTCTCAACATTCGTCTGCTGCTTTACGTTGATCCATGGTCTCTTGTTTTCTGTCAACGTGTTGCACGGAACCCTCTTGCTAGTCACTTACGGTATTATCGTATACTTGACATTCGCTAATTGA